A stretch of Miscanthus floridulus cultivar M001 chromosome 13, ASM1932011v1, whole genome shotgun sequence DNA encodes these proteins:
- the LOC136501508 gene encoding NAC domain-containing protein 37-like translates to MDEQQQAPCVPPGFRFHPTEEELVGYYLARKVASQKIDLDIIREVDLYRIEPWDLQERCGYYGGSGSGSGGGQDQEEPTEYYFFSYKDRKYPSGTRTNRATAAGFWKATGRDKPVLSSTTTSRSSSAAGSISVVIGMRKTLVFYRGRAPNGRKTDWIIHEYRLQSNEHAPTQEEGWVVCRAFQKPMPNQQHIRHACYAAAGGYLPGSYGSTVPATYYYDGPAPAARLLINGGGAAAAPPAAHDHGGLAAESKLHVQLLADMAPLQSLAIDGGVHHSFNDQVAAAAVAAESTVDWNLLSSLLPPAQLNFHHTPPPASPSSCSKNNNDA, encoded by the exons ATGGatgagcagcagcaggcaccatgCGTGCCTCCAGGGTTCAGGTTCCACCCGACGGAGGAGGAGCTGGTGGGGTACTACCTGGCCAGGAAGGTGGCCTCCCAGAAGATCGACCTCGACATCATCCGGGAGGTCGATCTCTACAGGATCGAGCCATGGGATCTCCAAG AGAGGTGCGGCTActacggcggcagcggcagcggcagcggcggcggccaggaTCAGGAGGAGCCGACGGAGTACTACTTCTTCAGCTACAAGGACCGCAAGTACCCGAGCGGCACGCGCACCAACCGCGCCACCGCCGCTGGCTTCTGGAAGGCCACCGGCAGGGACAAGCCGGTGCTCTCCTCCACCACTACCTCCcgttcctcctccgccgccggatCCATCAGCGTCGTCATCGGCATGCGGaagacgctcgtcttctaccgcGGCCGCGCGCCCAACGGCCGTAAGACGGACTGGATCATCCACGAGTACCGGCTGCAGAGCAACGAGCACGCCCCCACGCAGGAGGAAGGATGGGTCGTCTGCCGCGCCTTCCAGAAGCCCATGCCCAACCAGCAGCACATCAGGCACGCCTGCTACGCCGCTGCCGGCGGCTACCTGCCGGGCAGCTACGGCTCCACCGTGCCCGCCACCTACTACTACGACGGCCCTGCCCCTGCAGCGCGGCTACTGATtaacggcggcggcgctgctgctgcacCTCCGGCAGCGCATGACCACGGTGGCTTGGCGGCTGAGTCCAAGCTGCACGTGCAGCTCCTCGCCGACATGGCGCCGCTCCAGAGCCTTGCCATAGACGGCGGCGTGCATCATAGCTTTAACGATCAGGTTGCCGCTGCCGCCGTCGCTGCGGAGTCGACGGTGGATTGGAACCTGCTGAGCAGCCTGCTGCCGCCCGCGCAGCTGAATTTCCATCACACACCGCCGCcagcttctccttcttcttgctcCAAGAACAACAATGATGCATGA